The following are encoded in a window of Gossypium raimondii isolate GPD5lz chromosome 13, ASM2569854v1, whole genome shotgun sequence genomic DNA:
- the LOC105782315 gene encoding uncharacterized protein LOC105782315: MEALLCKRLGDPTSSFESPIELSRNHPIPELDSPTAVRIKVKATSLNYGTYLQIQGKYQEKHPLPFIPGSDYAGIVNAVGPSVSKFKVGDYVCAFSPVGSYATFIVQDQSQLFEVPKGCDLVAAAGLPIAFVTSHLTLVHRANLTSSQVLLVLGAAGGVGLAAVQIGKICGAVVIAVARGAEKVQLLKSLGVDHVVDLMNQNVTASVKEFLKSRNLKGVDVLYDPVGGNLAKETMKLLNWGAQILVIGFASGEIPIIPTNIILVKNWTVHGFYWGSYIIHQPAMLEDSVRELFSWMEKGLITVHVSHTYSLSEANLAFSAIKDRKAMGKVMIVFDDMGNASSKL, translated from the exons atggaagcTCTGTTGTGCAAGAGATTGGGTGATCCAACATCCTCATTTGAGTCGCCTATTGAGTTAAGCAGGAACCATCCAATCCCCGAGTTGGACTCACCCACAGCAGTGAGAATCAAAGTTAAGGCCACCAGCTTGAACTACGGTACTTACCTTCAGATACAAGGCAAGTACCAGGAGAAGCATCCCTTGCCTTTCATCCCAGGCTCTGATTATGCCGGCATTGTTAATGCTGTTGGCCCTTCCGTCAGCAAGTTCAAGGTTGGAGACTACGTCTGTGCCTTTTCCCCTGTAGGCTCCTATGCCACCTTCATCGTCCAAGACCAATCCCAACT GTTTGAAGTGCCGAAAGGGTGTGATCTGGTGGCTGCTGCTGGACTCCCTATTGCCTTTGTGACCTCGCATTTAACTCTTGTTCATAGGGCTAACTTGACATCTTCTCAG GTATTGCTGGTTCTTGGTGCTGCAGGAGGCGTTGGCCTTGCTGCTGTTCAAATTGGCAAGATTTGCGGTGCAGTTGTCATTGCTGTTGCCAG GGGAGCTGAGAAGGTGCAGTTGTTAAAGTCCTTGGGTGTTGATCATGTGGTAGACTTGATGAATCAAAATGTAACCGCAAGTGTAAAGGAGTTCCTCAAGTCAAGGAACCTCAAAGGGGTTGACGTTCTCTATGATCCTGTTGGTGGCAACCTTGCTAAAGAAACTATGAAGCTCTTGAATTGGGGTGCTCAGATTCTTGTCATTGGATTCGCCAGTGGTGAAATTCCTATCATCCCAACTAATATCATTCTTGTTAAG AATTGGACAGTCCATGGGTTCTATTGGGGTAGCTATATAATACATCAACCGGCTATGCTTGAGGATTCGGTCCGGGAGTTATTCTCCTGGATGGAAAAGGGCTTGATTACCGTTCACGTTTCTCATACTTACAGTCTATCAGAG GCCAACCTTGCATTCTCAGCaatcaaagatagaaaagcAATGGGAAAAGTTATGATTGTATTTGATGATATGGGAAATGCAAGTTCTAAGCTTTAA
- the LOC105782316 gene encoding uncharacterized protein LOC105782316 codes for MAVSTPSAVSYLTRIEHTNLFPSKKLQFNPFSPAKKPLTVVSMAPKKKVNKYDSEWEKQWFGAGIFYEGSEEIEVDVFKKLEKRKVLSNVEKAGLLSKAEELGFTLSSIEKLGVFSKAEELGLLSLLEKVAGVSPSTLASAALPALVAALAAIVIIPDDSVGLVALQAVVAGALVVGAAGLFVGSVVLGGLQEAD; via the exons ATGGCGGTCTCTACACCATCCGCAGTCTCTTACCTTACAAGAATCGAGCACACCAATCTGTTTCCTTCCAAAAAACTCCAATTTAACCCCTTTTCTCCCGCCAAAAAGCCATTAACAGTCGTCTCCATGGCTCCCAAAAAGAAG gTAAACAAATACGACTCAGAATGGGAAAAACAATGGTTCGGAGCTGGGATTTTTTACGAAGGAAGTGAAGAAATTGAAGTGGATGTGTTCAAGAAACTTGAGAAGAGAAAAGTTCTAAGCAACGTTGAAAAAGCTGGGCTTTTATCGAAGGCTGAGGAGCTTGGTTTCACCCTTTCATCGATAGAGAAACTCGGTGTTTTCTCTAAAGCAGAGGAGCTTGGGTTGCTCAGCTTGTTGGAGAAGGTGGCCGGTGTATCGCCTTCGACGTTGGCTTCTGCTGCACTCCCGGCTTTAGTGGCGGCGTTGGCAGCGATTGTGATCATACCTGATGATTCGGTGGGGTTAGTGGCGCTGCAAGCGGTGGTTGCTGGAGCCCTTGTCGTCGGTGCTGCTGGTTTGTTTGTGGGGTCGGTTGTATTGGGTGGTTTACAAGAAGCTGATTAA
- the LOC105782314 gene encoding uncharacterized protein LOC105782314, with protein MVFRYQFQQMPNGIAISRNTRSRQPYKVFSHPSSGHRNLTLATTVPHAFSLSGSGAGAQYSSAGELVDTGRNERKKRIAGVDQDELLDPKQLADPDSCFCEFQGVEIHHKLYEPESRSSDNSLYGQHEAQTPSLELGLPMILLHGFGASVFSWNKVMKRLASLTGSKVLAFDRPAFGLTSRHNTFETQSSDAIPLNPYSMAFSVLATLYFIDFLAAQKAILVGHSAGSLVAVEAYFEAPERIAALILVAPAILAPRAIPKVVDTKGDGSDSNDQGKPQFKLFKILHKFIKYVTQSIIQMMKRMVDMLNSLYKKALLSVLRSAFAVMLVRMIIKKFGVAAVRTAWYDSKQVDEHIIDGYTKPLRTKGWDKALVEFTAAMLVKGESETKPPLSKRLHEISCPVLIVTGNADRIVPSWNAERLSRAIPHSKLEVIKNCGHLPHEEKVDEFVRVVEKFLQRAFGGLEEPSLQAVT; from the exons ATGGTGTTTCGGTACCAGTTTCAACAGATGCCAAATGGAATCGCCATTAGCAGAAACACCCGAAGTCGTCAACCATATAAAGTTTTTTCCCATCCCAGTTCCGGTCACCGGAATCTAACTCTAGCGACCACCGTCCCCCATGCTTTTTCTCTTTCCGGCTCCGGCGCCGGTGCACAATACTCTTCAGCAG GCGAATTAGTGGATACCGGAAGGAACGAGAGAAAGAAGAGAATTGCAGGCGTTGATCAAGATGAGTTGTTGGATCCAAAACAGTTAGCTGATCCAGACAGTTGCTTTTGTGAGTTTCAAGGGGTCGAAATTCATCACAAGCTATATGAACCGGAGTCACGTTCTTCGGATAACTCCTTATATGGCCAACACGAGGCTCAAACACCATCGTTGGAGCTCGGTCTTCCTATGATTCTTCTACACGGTTTTGGAGCTTCTGTTTTCTCGTGGAACAAAGTTATGAAGCGTTTGGCAAGCCTCACAGGCTCCAAAGTTCTCGCCTTTGATAGACCGGCGTTCGGCTTAACTTCGAGACACAACACTTTCGAGACTCAATCTAGTGATGCAATACCTTTGAATCCTTACTCCATGGCATTTTCGGTGTTGGCTACCTTATACTTCATCGATTTCTTGGCTGCTCAAAAGGCAATTCTGGTGGG GCATTCTGCTGGTTCTCTTGTAGCAGTTGAGGCATATTTTGAAGCTCCCGAACGTATTGCTGCTTTGATACTCGTTGCCCCGGCAATATTAGCTCCCCGTGCTATTCCTAAGGTTGTTGACACTAAAGGAGACGGATCGGACTCGAACGATCAAGGGAAGCCGCagttcaaacttttcaaaattttgcacAAGTTCATcaaatatgtcacacaatcgaTAATACAAATGATGAAACGGATGGTGGATATGCTCAATTCTCTTTATAAGAAAGCACTTTTGTCTGTTCTTCGATCTGCCTTCGCTGTAATGCTG gtAAGGATGATAATCAAAAAATTCGGTGTAGCTGCTGTAAGGACTGCATGGTATGATTCTAAACAAGTCGATGAACACATCATAGATGGCTATACGAAG CCATTGAGAACTAAGGGTTGGGATAAAGCTCTTGTAGAATTCACTGCAGCAATGCTTGTGAAAGGCGAGTCTGAAACGAAGCCACCGTTGTCAAAACGACTGCACGAAATCTCCTGCCCTG TTCTGATTGTTACGGGAAACGCCGATCGAATAGTTCCTTCTTGGAATGCCGAGAGACTTTCACGAGCCATTCCTCATTCAAAGCTCGAAGTAATTAAGAATTGCGGTCACTTGCCTCACGAGGAAAAGGTTGACGAGTTCGTTAGAGTGGTCGAGAAGTTTCTGCAACGAGCTTTTGGTGGTTTAGAGGAACCATCTCTACAAGCAGTAACCTGA